From Candidatus Pedobacter colombiensis, one genomic window encodes:
- a CDS encoding sterol desaturase family protein yields the protein MKRNFVSNSRESIRMFKNPLFEALSKVPYYVPLIVYIPVIGYFFWSSIVANGVLTFLLHLFLGLIIWTLTEYVLHRFVFHFYPSSEWGKRIHFIFHGVHHDYPNDAQRLVMPPSASIPLATAFYFLFKWLLPINLLDGFFAGFILGYLFYDITHYMLHHAQFKNGIWKKIKHHHMLHHYDDSTRGYGVTSALWDKIFGSDFLKK from the coding sequence ATGAAAAGAAATTTTGTATCCAATTCTCGGGAATCGATAAGAATGTTTAAGAATCCTTTGTTCGAAGCATTGTCTAAAGTACCTTATTATGTACCCTTGATAGTATATATACCTGTTATTGGTTATTTCTTCTGGTCCTCTATTGTTGCTAATGGAGTGCTCACATTTTTGCTGCATCTTTTTCTAGGCTTGATCATCTGGACACTTACAGAGTATGTGTTGCATCGTTTTGTTTTTCATTTTTATCCTTCGTCTGAATGGGGTAAACGCATTCACTTTATATTTCATGGGGTACATCACGATTATCCAAATGATGCACAAAGATTGGTGATGCCACCTTCGGCAAGTATTCCACTTGCAACAGCATTTTATTTTCTTTTCAAGTGGTTATTACCTATCAACCTTCTGGATGGTTTCTTCGCCGGTTTTATATTAGGATACCTTTTTTATGACATTACCCATTATATGTTGCACCACGCACAGTTTAAAAATGGAATATGGAAGAAAATTAAACACCACCATATGCTACATCATTATGATGACTCTACGAGAGGCTATGGAGTAACCTCTGCCTTATGGGATAAAATCTTCGGTTCAGACTTTCTGAAAAAATAA